A region of Paenibacillus sp. JNUCC-31 DNA encodes the following proteins:
- a CDS encoding Gfo/Idh/MocA family protein — translation MEKMKAGIIGCGNISAIYLENLKDNPLIEIVAVADLIRERAQERADEFNIANVYNVDELLQNKEIELVLNLTVPGSHAMTDLAVLEAGKHVYAEKPLAISLEDGRKVVELAEEKGLYIGSAPDTFLGSGIQTARKAIEEGLIGKPIAATSFFMGGGPEAWHPNPEFFYVAGGGPMFDMGPYYLTALITLLGPIRRISSSAGVQIPDRVIGSGPKEGTPLQVQTPTHLAGTIDFEEGAIATMITSFDIRGASDLPRIEIYGTEGTLSVPDPNYFNGEVKLRRFGQDTWETVKPAFESRQNERGIGVTEMVESIRAGREHKASGKLAYHVLEAMHAFQRSSLEGKHIQLESTYEAVAATNTDGIQSEAVQSH, via the coding sequence GTGGAGAAAATGAAAGCAGGAATTATTGGTTGCGGTAACATCAGCGCCATTTATTTGGAAAATTTAAAAGATAATCCTCTCATTGAAATTGTGGCTGTTGCGGATTTGATCCGTGAACGGGCACAGGAACGGGCAGATGAATTTAATATCGCAAACGTTTACAATGTAGATGAGTTGCTGCAAAATAAAGAAATTGAACTTGTGCTGAACCTTACGGTTCCTGGCAGTCACGCCATGACAGATCTGGCTGTACTTGAAGCCGGCAAACATGTGTATGCCGAGAAGCCGTTGGCGATTTCTCTCGAGGATGGGCGCAAGGTTGTTGAGCTGGCGGAGGAAAAAGGATTGTACATTGGCTCAGCACCGGATACCTTCCTTGGATCAGGCATTCAGACTGCCCGCAAGGCGATTGAAGAAGGGCTGATCGGCAAGCCGATCGCGGCTACTTCATTCTTCATGGGTGGAGGGCCAGAGGCCTGGCATCCAAATCCGGAGTTCTTTTATGTCGCTGGAGGCGGACCCATGTTCGATATGGGGCCTTACTATCTGACAGCTCTGATCACGCTTCTTGGACCGATTCGCAGAATCAGTTCCTCCGCAGGTGTACAGATCCCGGATCGCGTCATTGGTTCTGGACCGAAGGAAGGTACACCTTTACAAGTGCAAACGCCTACACATTTGGCAGGAACCATTGACTTCGAGGAAGGTGCCATTGCAACGATGATTACTAGCTTTGACATCCGGGGCGCTTCGGATCTGCCAAGAATTGAAATTTATGGTACGGAAGGCACACTGAGTGTACCGGACCCTAACTATTTCAATGGGGAAGTGAAGCTGCGCAGATTTGGTCAGGATACATGGGAAACCGTGAAGCCTGCTTTTGAAAGCAGACAGAACGAGCGTGGAATCGGCGTTACGGAGATGGTCGAATCCATTCGTGCTGGTCGTGAACACAAGGCTAGTGGCAAGCTTGCTTATCATGTGCTTGAAGCGATGCATGCGTTCCAGCGCTCCTCCCTCGAGGGAAAACACATCCAGTTAGAGAGCACGTATGAAGCCGTAGCAGCAACCAACACAGATGGAATTCAGTCAGAGGCTGTACAATCACACTAA
- a CDS encoding Gfo/Idh/MocA family protein, with protein METKKRTRAGIIGLGDIARKVYLPLLSAHSGVEIAGIMNRSPEPVKEIQHTYRLSHGTTDLKELLSWDLDAVFVHTATEAHFDIVMQCLEQGLAVYVDKPLSYTLRESEEMTAFAEAQGLLLAVGFNRRFAPMYQKAKEWMQAGQGFESLTVTKHRTGIQERPAAETIYDDLIHMLDLMLWYSDHNVELLHQWIRKNDLGQMLHAAGTAKLSKTAYGRFDMVRQAGADLEKVELHGGGRSVEVLNMETASYVEKEGLLRSETFGSWDSVWTRRGFTGAVDDFLTCLEAPDDCLISASHVMDSHELAEQLIRK; from the coding sequence ATGGAAACGAAAAAGCGCACCCGTGCCGGTATCATTGGACTCGGGGATATTGCACGTAAAGTATATTTGCCGTTGTTAAGTGCTCATTCTGGTGTGGAAATTGCGGGTATCATGAACCGATCCCCAGAGCCAGTAAAGGAGATTCAGCATACGTATAGATTAAGTCATGGAACAACAGACCTGAAAGAACTGTTGTCATGGGATCTGGACGCAGTGTTCGTACATACTGCAACGGAAGCTCACTTTGACATTGTCATGCAATGTTTGGAACAGGGACTGGCTGTATACGTGGACAAACCTCTATCGTATACATTACGCGAATCGGAAGAGATGACGGCGTTTGCCGAGGCGCAGGGTTTATTGCTGGCTGTAGGTTTTAACCGAAGATTTGCACCGATGTACCAAAAAGCAAAAGAATGGATGCAGGCTGGACAAGGCTTCGAATCCTTGACTGTAACAAAACACAGAACCGGCATTCAGGAGCGTCCTGCTGCGGAAACCATTTATGATGACCTGATCCATATGCTTGACCTGATGCTGTGGTATTCGGATCATAATGTAGAACTGCTACATCAGTGGATACGCAAAAATGATCTGGGCCAAATGCTGCATGCGGCGGGAACAGCCAAACTAAGCAAAACAGCTTATGGCCGTTTTGATATGGTACGCCAGGCGGGGGCTGATCTGGAGAAGGTAGAACTGCACGGCGGCGGAAGATCGGTAGAAGTTCTGAACATGGAAACAGCCAGTTATGTGGAAAAGGAAGGGCTTTTACGGAGCGAAACGTTTGGCAGCTGGGATTCCGTATGGACGCGCAGAGGGTTTACCGGAGCTGTTGATGATTTTCTGACCTGTTTGGAGGCACCTGACGACTGTCTGATCAGTGCAAGTCATGTGATGGACAGTCATGAGCTTGCTGAACAACTGATTCGCAAATAG
- a CDS encoding Gfo/Idh/MocA family protein, which translates to MSKVLNIAIVGCGGIAKGKHMPSLSKQSQGRMIAFCDIVKERAEEAAAEFGAEGAKVYTDYLEMLKDESIDVVHVCTPNDSHSVITVASLEAGKHVMCEKPMAKTSAQAQAMLEAAQRTGKKLSIAYQNRFRNDSQYLKQMCEEGELGDIYFGKAIALRRRAVPTWGVFLDEEKQGGGPLIDIGTHALDLTLWLMDNYKPKSVMGSTFHKLGQRENAANAFGPWDPEQFKVEDSAFGFVTMENGATIIIESSWALNVAEFGEAKTLLCGTEGGADMQDGLRINGEKRSRLYETKVDLNAGGVAFYSGSAENEADREARMWLEAIVEDKEPVVKPEQAIVVTQILEAIYESAQTGKAVYFE; encoded by the coding sequence ATGTCTAAAGTACTTAATATCGCCATTGTGGGTTGTGGCGGGATCGCCAAAGGAAAACATATGCCTAGCCTGTCCAAACAGTCACAAGGCCGAATGATTGCATTCTGTGACATTGTCAAAGAGCGCGCAGAAGAGGCCGCAGCCGAATTTGGGGCTGAGGGGGCCAAAGTATATACGGATTATCTTGAGATGTTGAAGGATGAAAGCATTGATGTGGTACATGTATGTACACCTAACGACTCCCATTCCGTTATCACGGTTGCTTCCCTTGAGGCAGGCAAACATGTGATGTGTGAAAAGCCGATGGCGAAAACTTCTGCACAAGCACAGGCTATGCTGGAGGCAGCACAACGTACAGGCAAAAAGCTGTCCATTGCCTATCAGAATCGCTTCCGCAATGACAGCCAATACCTGAAACAAATGTGTGAAGAAGGCGAGCTTGGTGATATCTATTTCGGCAAGGCGATTGCACTTCGCCGCCGCGCAGTACCAACCTGGGGTGTATTTCTTGACGAGGAAAAGCAGGGCGGTGGGCCGTTGATTGATATCGGTACACATGCACTTGACCTTACCCTCTGGCTGATGGATAACTATAAACCGAAGAGTGTTATGGGATCAACATTCCACAAGCTGGGCCAACGTGAAAATGCAGCCAACGCTTTTGGTCCGTGGGACCCTGAACAATTTAAGGTGGAGGATTCTGCATTCGGATTTGTAACGATGGAAAATGGAGCCACGATCATTATTGAATCCAGCTGGGCATTGAATGTGGCTGAATTTGGCGAAGCCAAAACGCTGCTATGCGGTACAGAAGGCGGAGCGGATATGCAGGATGGTCTGCGGATCAATGGCGAGAAACGCAGCCGTCTGTATGAGACGAAGGTGGATTTGAACGCAGGAGGGGTAGCTTTTTATTCCGGCAGTGCTGAAAATGAAGCGGATCGTGAAGCCAGAATGTGGCTGGAAGCGATTGTGGAAGACAAGGAGCCGGTTGTAAAACCTGAGCAAGCCATTGTTGTTACTCAAATCCTAGAAGCCATCTATGAGTCTGCACAGACAGGCAAAGCAGTATATTTTGAATAG
- a CDS encoding TVP38/TMEM64 family protein — translation MRKWLWLLLYVLLAGVTFIYRYELLAWTELHQSIPLLLAMATLFALVPVIPYKIVIIAFGYSYGTSTAAWICWLGTTLAALLVYTGARTIFRTQARSYLENIRGLNRFTTWMEAHPFMGVMTMRLLPIVPQMAVNIYAGITYTPFWVFMVATAIGKLPGIFVFAYAGAQAETSIWLSLLILAGYLLLMAVILLLFRLRTRKKI, via the coding sequence TTGCGAAAATGGTTATGGCTCCTCTTATATGTTTTACTTGCCGGAGTCACGTTTATTTACAGATATGAACTGCTGGCCTGGACGGAGCTGCACCAGTCCATCCCGCTTTTACTCGCCATGGCGACATTGTTTGCTCTTGTACCCGTAATTCCGTACAAGATCGTCATTATTGCCTTTGGCTATAGTTATGGTACCTCAACAGCAGCCTGGATCTGCTGGCTTGGGACCACACTTGCAGCGCTGCTGGTATACACGGGAGCAAGAACGATATTCAGAACTCAGGCCAGATCCTATCTCGAAAACATCCGAGGTCTGAATCGATTCACGACCTGGATGGAAGCTCATCCCTTTATGGGTGTCATGACGATGCGTCTGTTGCCGATTGTCCCCCAAATGGCAGTCAACATCTATGCGGGCATAACCTACACGCCATTCTGGGTCTTCATGGTGGCTACCGCGATTGGCAAATTGCCAGGAATTTTTGTTTTTGCCTATGCAGGGGCACAAGCAGAAACATCGATATGGCTAAGCCTGCTGATCCTTGCCGGATATCTGTTGCTCATGGCAGTTATATTGCTCTTGTTTCGTTTGCGTACGCGTAAAAAAATCTGA
- a CDS encoding sugar phosphate isomerase/epimerase family protein — protein MKLGVFLVLFGGRKLEDALDYVASKGLKAVEIGTGGHPGNAHCKPDELLSNPTALKNFKNAVESRGLTISALSCHGNPLHPQKDIAKGFHDDFVKTVELAEKLEVPVVNTFSGCPGDHEDAKYPNWPVAPWPNDFQEILKWQWENKVIPYWTEWGKFAADHNVKVGLELHGGFSVHTPATLLRLREAAGEVIGANLDPSHMWWQGIDPVQAIHILGREGAIHHFHAKDTTIDPINVNKHGVTDMQDYTNMLDRAWQFRSVGYGHDNKTWADIISALRLVGYDYVVSIEHEDGLMSVEEGFSKAVQNLQQVLIEEPLGDMWWV, from the coding sequence TTGAAACTCGGCGTATTTTTGGTATTATTCGGAGGACGTAAATTGGAGGATGCACTTGACTATGTAGCATCCAAAGGCTTAAAAGCCGTAGAAATCGGAACTGGAGGACATCCAGGGAATGCACATTGTAAACCGGATGAGCTTCTGAGCAACCCGACAGCATTGAAAAACTTCAAAAATGCAGTAGAATCCCGTGGCCTGACCATCAGCGCATTGAGCTGTCACGGTAACCCGCTTCATCCACAAAAGGATATTGCAAAGGGATTCCACGATGATTTCGTTAAAACGGTAGAATTGGCTGAGAAACTGGAAGTACCTGTCGTAAACACATTCTCCGGTTGTCCGGGAGACCATGAGGATGCCAAATATCCGAACTGGCCTGTTGCACCATGGCCGAATGACTTTCAGGAAATTCTGAAGTGGCAGTGGGAGAACAAAGTCATCCCTTATTGGACAGAGTGGGGCAAGTTCGCTGCAGATCACAATGTGAAAGTAGGACTGGAGCTGCACGGCGGATTCTCGGTGCATACACCGGCTACCTTGCTGAGATTGCGTGAAGCAGCAGGCGAAGTGATTGGCGCCAACCTGGACCCAAGCCACATGTGGTGGCAAGGTATCGATCCGGTTCAAGCGATCCACATTCTGGGTCGTGAAGGGGCTATCCATCACTTCCATGCCAAGGATACAACCATTGATCCAATTAACGTGAACAAACACGGTGTAACGGATATGCAGGATTATACAAACATGCTTGATCGTGCTTGGCAATTCCGCTCGGTCGGTTATGGTCACGATAACAAAACTTGGGCTGATATCATTAGCGCCCTGCGTCTGGTTGGATATGATTATGTCGTAAGTATTGAGCATGAAGACGGTCTGATGTCGGTAGAAGAAGGATTCTCTAAAGCAGTGCAAAATCTCCAACAAGTATTGATTGAGGAACCACTGGGAGATATGTGGTGGGTTTAG
- a CDS encoding AraC family transcriptional regulator, translating into MPTDPSCQVLTAGFSFHRKPYIGLHPEGVKNYLLRLQTDGRCRARVDGVMSLVDAGDLLLFSPDEPYELRVDKEQNPMGERLVESGDYHIFFNGDWVDEWWNHHKRPNRIKVQLTESLLTLFRQLVLEQRRISNPYPEIASYYMRILCLEVDRLLSEHPTITNTNYVAYEIKSYIEENASSLFKLEDIATHIGISVSRGVHLFKEAFGKSIMQYTLDVRLNMARERIIFSPMTLEHVAESSGFNNYTYFHRVFRSRFGMSPKEFRVIHREQM; encoded by the coding sequence ATGCCGACTGATCCTTCCTGCCAGGTTCTTACAGCAGGCTTTTCATTTCACCGCAAACCCTATATTGGCTTGCATCCTGAGGGAGTAAAGAATTACCTATTGAGGCTCCAGACGGATGGACGTTGCCGAGCCCGTGTAGACGGTGTCATGTCGCTCGTGGATGCGGGTGATCTGCTTCTGTTTAGTCCCGATGAGCCGTATGAACTAAGAGTAGACAAAGAACAAAATCCCATGGGTGAAAGACTTGTGGAGAGTGGTGATTACCATATTTTCTTCAACGGGGACTGGGTCGATGAGTGGTGGAACCATCACAAGAGGCCGAACCGGATCAAGGTGCAGCTGACCGAAAGTCTGCTCACCCTGTTTCGACAGCTCGTACTGGAGCAGCGCCGTATTTCCAATCCTTACCCGGAGATCGCCAGTTATTATATGCGCATTCTCTGTCTTGAAGTGGATCGTTTGCTCTCGGAGCATCCGACGATTACGAATACCAACTATGTGGCGTATGAGATTAAAAGTTATATTGAGGAGAACGCTTCTTCTCTATTCAAGCTTGAAGATATAGCTACACATATTGGAATCAGCGTTTCACGCGGAGTACATCTTTTCAAAGAAGCGTTTGGCAAAAGTATCATGCAATATACCCTTGATGTACGGTTGAACATGGCCAGGGAACGGATCATTTTCAGTCCGATGACACTTGAACATGTAGCCGAATCTTCCGGCTTTAACAACTATACGTATTTTCACCGGGTATTCCGCTCCCGGTTTGGCATGTCACCCAAGGAATTCAGGGTCATTCACCGGGAACAGATGTAA